ACCGGTAACCGCCGGTGACCGTCACCCTGACCCGGTGACCAGTTAAGCCCTTGCTGGAGACAACCACCGCCACCGGAAAGCTACCCAGGCTGAGGATGGAGAATAATTAGCGCGAGCACGGTGTTAGAATTAAAGCAATCACAAGGAGAGCCCTATGACGTTTATTGCGATTCTCATCGCTACCTTCATCGTGATGGAGCCAGTCGCCTATCTCGCCCACCGGGCGATCATGCACGGTGCGGCCTGGTTGCTTCATGCCTCACATCATCGCCCCCGCGAGACGACCTTCGAGGCGAATGACCTTTTCCCGATCGGTTTTGCCTTACCTACGATCGTCCTCTTCTGGTTTGCGACCTCACACCCAGTCTTGCTGCCAATCGCTATCGGCATCACGCTATACGGCGTCGCCTACAGTTTCGTACACGACTTCTACATCCACCAGAGGCTTGGGGTGATTCCCAAGGTACGCTATCTCGAGTACCTCAAGCATGCTCATGCCCTCCATCATCTGTACAACGAGGAACCCTACGGTATGCTCGCTCCAATCCTACCCGCCCGGTTACGGCCGATGATGGAGCTTGAAGTTGTACAAAACTGGAACCCGAGTTCGGTAAAGCCCTAACACAGGTTCACCCATCACGACGGCAAAAAGATCTCAGCGGCGGGGCTGAGGGCGCCTGTCGCACGCACTCGCCCACCTACTCTCGCCGGGGTGGGATCGTTACCCTCATCAGGGACAAGTGCGAACACTGCGCAACAAGCCGATGGTTGTACTGAGCGTGCACCACGGCTGGTATGGTGCTTGCTGGGTGAACCGAGTACGGGCGCCTTGCACCCCTAGCGGCGGCTTTGGAAACGGTGCGGTGTTGACCATGGTTCTCTGTCACAGTTAGCGATTTCATGGTAGTCCATTCCATCGCCTCGCAAGACCGCTAAGCGGCTTGCTCCGGGGCACCTGCAATGCCCGGAACCGCTCCGTCTATCGGCAGTCCCCACCGTTGCCGGTGTCTCGTGTCGAGTAGTTGGAGGGTGTTCTTACGCGA
The Ferrimicrobium sp. DNA segment above includes these coding regions:
- a CDS encoding sterol desaturase family protein — protein: MTFIAILIATFIVMEPVAYLAHRAIMHGAAWLLHASHHRPRETTFEANDLFPIGFALPTIVLFWFATSHPVLLPIAIGITLYGVAYSFVHDFYIHQRLGVIPKVRYLEYLKHAHALHHLYNEEPYGMLAPILPARLRPMMELEVVQNWNPSSVKP